The following proteins are co-located in the Micromonospora coriariae genome:
- a CDS encoding VCBS repeat domain-containing M23 family metallopeptidase, with protein sequence MFRHSRTPARRALVALLTLAAAVLAAVVAPPSPAFAAPIFKAPFPCGQRWTYDHHSAEVRQALDFVRADGGTTGGTPQVASAAGVARHYSQPSGAGNYLVIDHGGGWTTYHFHLSAYSVPDGAYVQQGQQIGITGSTGNSSGPHVHYEQLYNGVGQTIVINGVSLAPYPSQYNQKYLVSDNCGGSSGGRYLAGSPTDFTGDGRDDIVAFTRGSLNDVYVSASTGTSFAGTSVKWNDFFGLNDETLLSGDFNGDGRDDIVAFTHGSLADVYVALSTGSSFAGATKWHDWFAPNAEVAAVGDVNGDGRDDIVAFTHDGAGDVYVALSAGSSFTGTALKWHEYFSIAGEYPALGDVDGDGRDDIITFTQGPATASDVIVALSTGSSFGSSQTWHDLFAVGAEQPRVGDINGDGRDDIVTFTCNADADVYAAVSTGTSFAGTTVKWNDFFCLAGEFPYLGDFDGDGRDDIVAFTRGSLNDVYVGLSTGTAFRGGVKWHDFFGLPNETTF encoded by the coding sequence ATGTTCCGGCATTCACGTACCCCCGCGCGTCGCGCCCTGGTCGCGCTTCTCACCCTGGCCGCGGCGGTCCTGGCCGCCGTGGTGGCGCCGCCCTCACCCGCGTTCGCCGCACCGATCTTCAAGGCGCCGTTCCCCTGCGGGCAGCGGTGGACGTACGACCACCACAGCGCCGAGGTCCGACAGGCGCTGGACTTCGTCCGCGCCGACGGCGGCACCACCGGCGGCACCCCGCAGGTCGCCTCCGCCGCGGGTGTGGCGCGGCACTACTCGCAGCCCAGCGGAGCGGGCAACTACCTCGTCATCGACCACGGTGGTGGGTGGACCACCTACCACTTCCACCTCAGCGCCTATTCCGTGCCCGACGGCGCGTACGTGCAGCAGGGCCAGCAGATCGGCATCACGGGCAGCACGGGAAACTCCTCCGGGCCGCACGTCCACTACGAGCAGCTCTACAACGGTGTCGGGCAGACGATCGTCATAAACGGCGTCTCGCTCGCCCCCTACCCGTCGCAGTACAACCAGAAATACCTGGTCAGTGACAACTGCGGCGGGTCGTCCGGCGGCCGGTACCTGGCCGGCTCGCCGACGGACTTCACCGGGGACGGCCGCGACGACATCGTCGCGTTCACCCGGGGGTCGCTGAACGACGTGTACGTGTCCGCGTCCACCGGGACCTCGTTCGCCGGGACGTCGGTGAAGTGGAACGACTTCTTCGGGCTGAACGACGAGACGCTGCTGTCCGGGGACTTCAACGGCGACGGGCGCGACGACATCGTGGCGTTCACCCACGGCTCGCTCGCCGACGTGTACGTGGCACTGTCGACCGGGTCATCGTTCGCGGGCGCCACGAAGTGGCACGACTGGTTCGCGCCGAACGCCGAGGTCGCCGCGGTGGGGGACGTCAACGGCGACGGCCGCGACGACATCGTCGCCTTCACCCACGACGGCGCCGGCGACGTGTACGTCGCGCTCTCCGCCGGGTCGTCGTTCACCGGTACGGCGCTGAAGTGGCACGAGTACTTCTCGATCGCCGGCGAGTATCCGGCGCTCGGCGACGTCGACGGCGACGGCAGGGACGACATCATCACCTTCACCCAGGGGCCGGCCACCGCGTCGGACGTGATCGTCGCCCTGTCCACGGGATCCTCGTTCGGGTCGTCGCAGACGTGGCACGACCTGTTCGCCGTCGGTGCCGAACAGCCGCGCGTCGGTGACATCAACGGCGACGGTCGCGACGACATCGTCACGTTCACCTGCAACGCCGACGCCGACGTCTACGCGGCCGTCTCCACCGGCACCTCGTTCGCCGGCACCACCGTCAAGTGGAACGACTTCTTCTGCCTGGCCGGCGAGTTCCCCTACCTCGGTGACTTCGACGGCGACGGCAGGGACGACATCGTCGCCTTCACCCGGGGCAGCCTGAACGACGTCTACGTCGGCCTCTCGACCGGCACCGCCTTCCGCGGCGGCGTCAAGTGGCACGACTTCTTCGGCCTGCCCAACGAAACGACCTTCTAA
- a CDS encoding cytochrome P450: protein MRLNPFTGAYLSDPASVWRRILDDPAGVHHAEDLGLWLISRHEHVRRALGDAGTFGNALTLAPVYEVCPEAMSVIMQIDAPPTTAAADPPVHPRTRRALRATFANTPDRVESEYGPIVRRRVDQLVSRLVARQGRQVDLVPEFATELPLLVVLDILGVPDADIGRIRSWADGQIALIWGQPDPEEQVRLAQGLLEFWHYCQELVRQRADSGHLGDDFISRALTYRDDDDDVLTVTEVASLAFNLLVAGHETTAGLLAHALDQALSSPQRWRAIAADPLSVPAFVAETLRFAPAIDGWLRVTRREVTLGDVTIPAGARCLLLIGAANRDSAVFAHPDRFDPHRSDGRDHLSFGHGPHFCIGAALARLEAGIALTRLAAAIPGLRLTSEQHRSYKPNVAFRAHHALAATIDIMAPVDDPKVRATASAEVRAA, encoded by the coding sequence ATGCGGTTGAATCCGTTCACCGGGGCCTATCTCAGCGATCCGGCCAGCGTGTGGCGACGCATTCTCGACGATCCCGCCGGGGTGCACCACGCCGAGGATCTGGGTCTGTGGTTGATCAGCAGGCACGAGCACGTGCGGCGCGCTCTCGGCGACGCCGGAACCTTCGGCAACGCCCTCACCCTCGCTCCGGTCTACGAGGTCTGCCCGGAGGCGATGAGTGTCATCATGCAGATCGACGCGCCTCCCACCACCGCCGCCGCGGATCCGCCCGTACACCCCCGCACCCGCCGGGCCCTACGCGCCACCTTCGCGAACACTCCGGACCGGGTCGAGTCCGAGTACGGCCCGATCGTCCGTCGCCGGGTCGACCAACTGGTGTCCCGGCTGGTCGCCCGCCAGGGCCGGCAGGTCGATCTCGTCCCGGAATTCGCCACCGAGCTTCCCCTGCTGGTCGTCCTGGACATCCTCGGAGTGCCCGACGCCGACATCGGGCGGATCCGGAGTTGGGCGGACGGTCAGATCGCCCTCATCTGGGGACAGCCCGACCCGGAGGAACAGGTGCGCCTGGCGCAGGGTCTGCTGGAGTTCTGGCACTACTGCCAGGAACTGGTCCGCCAGCGGGCCGACAGCGGGCACCTCGGCGACGACTTCATCAGCCGGGCCCTGACCTACCGCGACGACGATGACGACGTGCTCACGGTGACCGAGGTGGCGAGTCTCGCCTTCAACCTCCTGGTCGCCGGCCACGAGACCACCGCCGGGCTGCTCGCCCACGCCCTCGACCAGGCGCTGTCCAGCCCGCAGCGGTGGCGGGCGATCGCCGCCGACCCGCTGTCCGTCCCCGCGTTCGTTGCCGAGACGCTCCGGTTCGCACCCGCCATCGACGGCTGGCTCAGGGTGACGCGCCGAGAGGTCACCCTGGGGGACGTCACCATACCGGCGGGGGCACGCTGCCTGCTGTTGATCGGAGCCGCCAACCGGGACTCCGCGGTCTTCGCGCACCCGGACCGGTTCGATCCGCACCGCTCGGACGGAAGAGATCACCTGTCCTTCGGCCACGGGCCACATTTCTGCATCGGAGCGGCATTGGCGCGACTCGAGGCCGGGATCGCCCTCACCCGACTCGCGGCCGCCATTCCTGGCCTCCGGCTAACATCCGAGCAACATCGTTCATACAAGCCCAACGTTGCATTTCGCGCACACCACGCTCTGGCCGCAACAATCGATATCATGGCACCGGTCGACGACCCGAAGGTGCGGGCGACGGCGAGCGCCGAGGTGCGCGCCGCCTGA
- a CDS encoding DUF4185 domain-containing protein — translation MRRRSFIGRVAAVGAAGALGGAGAALTAAGPAQAAVWKKRLTGADLDTNSRWRVAGTDLGIPYVLENGSIGYLFGDTFDTPWPEGPPLPNDWRSPVMLRSAVHPGASGGVVFDSAARVAGNGRAPELMHNGHHGVGIDGLPEVTVIPNDGISFPETGRQLISYMSIENWNSAGPAGPHWKSRYAGLAYSDNGNDFVRTPLKWWNSPDNKDPFQMWTMQRAGDHVYVFSVRAGRQSGPMMLRRVRWDRLFYPESYEGWGWNGTDWGWGRPCTPILTGRFGEPSVRRLADGTWVMSYLNCQTGCLITRTAPGPDQVWTAEKIQVTSWQEPALYGGFIHPWSSRDANGLHLMVSKWTRTPDGRSTAYHVSQFVGTV, via the coding sequence ATGCGTCGCCGCTCGTTCATCGGCCGTGTCGCAGCGGTCGGCGCCGCCGGCGCCCTCGGCGGCGCCGGAGCCGCCCTCACGGCGGCCGGGCCGGCTCAGGCCGCCGTGTGGAAGAAGCGGTTGACCGGCGCGGACCTCGACACCAACAGCCGGTGGCGGGTCGCCGGCACCGACCTGGGCATCCCGTACGTGCTGGAGAACGGGTCGATCGGCTACCTCTTCGGCGACACCTTCGACACGCCGTGGCCGGAGGGCCCACCCCTGCCGAACGACTGGCGATCACCGGTCATGTTGCGCTCCGCCGTCCACCCGGGCGCGTCCGGCGGAGTGGTCTTCGACAGCGCGGCACGGGTCGCGGGCAACGGTCGGGCTCCGGAGCTGATGCACAACGGCCACCACGGCGTCGGCATCGACGGCCTCCCGGAGGTGACAGTCATCCCCAACGACGGCATCAGCTTCCCCGAGACCGGCCGGCAGCTCATCTCGTACATGAGCATCGAGAACTGGAACTCGGCCGGCCCGGCGGGACCGCACTGGAAGTCGCGCTACGCGGGGCTGGCCTACTCCGACAACGGCAACGACTTCGTCCGTACGCCCCTGAAGTGGTGGAACAGCCCGGACAACAAGGATCCGTTCCAGATGTGGACCATGCAGCGCGCCGGCGACCACGTCTACGTCTTCTCCGTGCGAGCGGGCCGCCAGAGCGGCCCGATGATGCTGCGTCGCGTCCGGTGGGACCGCCTCTTCTACCCCGAATCGTATGAGGGGTGGGGCTGGAACGGCACGGACTGGGGCTGGGGGCGGCCCTGCACACCCATCCTCACCGGCCGCTTCGGCGAGCCCTCCGTACGCCGCCTGGCTGACGGCACCTGGGTGATGTCGTACCTGAACTGCCAGACGGGATGCCTGATCACCCGGACCGCCCCCGGGCCGGACCAGGTGTGGACGGCCGAGAAGATCCAGGTCACGAGTTGGCAGGAGCCCGCCCTCTACGGTGGGTTCATCCATCCCTGGTCGAGCCGCGACGCCAACGGCCTGCACCTGATGGTCTCGAAATGGACCCGTACGCCGGACGGCCGCAGCACCGCCTACCACGTCAGTCAGTTCGTCGGCACGGTCTGA
- a CDS encoding N-acetylmuramoyl-L-alanine amidase, translating to MRLTRLSWRACALLMAVALASQMTAAPAAASQPAAPGPLASAFDRAAGEYDVPRDLLVAVAYGESRLEEHGGLPSQANGYGVMHLVSNPTQHSLERAATLTGEPVDRLRSITSANVRGGAAVLRDLADSEGLTAGARDRLSAWYPVVARYSAAVNDATARLYADHVYDLLRTGIVAGPVRVAPYPVRPELGRYARVAPAGAPGPNVAAAAVPEYGPARWVPAYGGNYQVGRSSRITTVVVHVTQGSYAGTVSWFQNPSAGVSAHYVVKSSNGEITQMVREGDTAYHARSANPYSVGIEHEGFVDNPAWFTDAMYRSSAALTRYLCDRYGLPKNRNAIKGHNELPGNDHTDPGPNWNWNYYISLVNAGGSGGRYLAGSPTDFTGDGRDDVVTFTQGSLNDVYVATSTGSAFAGTSVKWNDFFGLSGETLLTGDVNGDGKDDVIAFTHGTLADVYVALSTGTSFGGGLKWHDWFAPGAEVAAVGDVNGDGRDDIIAFTYDTNADVYVALSTGTGFGPGVKWHEYFSIPGEFPAIGDVDGDGRDDIITFTQGPAAASDVIIALSTGGSFGAPQKWHDLFAVGTEQPRVGDINGDGRDDIVTFTCNADADVYAAVSTGTSFAGTTVKWNDFFCLAGEFPYLGDFDGDGRDDIIVFTRGSTNDVHVALSTGTSFLGATKWHDYFGLNGETTL from the coding sequence ATGCGACTGACCAGGCTCTCGTGGCGCGCCTGCGCCCTCCTCATGGCGGTGGCGCTCGCCAGCCAGATGACGGCCGCGCCGGCGGCCGCCTCCCAACCCGCAGCCCCCGGTCCACTCGCCTCGGCCTTCGATCGGGCCGCCGGCGAATACGACGTGCCACGGGACCTGCTGGTCGCCGTCGCCTACGGTGAGTCGCGGCTGGAGGAGCACGGCGGCCTGCCCAGCCAGGCCAACGGATACGGCGTCATGCACCTCGTCAGCAATCCCACCCAGCACAGTCTCGAACGGGCGGCCACGCTCACCGGTGAGCCGGTCGATCGGTTGCGCTCGATCACCTCCGCCAACGTCCGGGGCGGTGCCGCGGTCCTGCGCGACCTGGCCGACAGTGAAGGACTGACGGCGGGCGCGCGGGACCGGCTGTCCGCCTGGTATCCGGTCGTGGCGCGGTACAGCGCCGCCGTCAACGACGCGACGGCCCGGCTCTACGCCGACCACGTCTACGACCTCCTGCGAACCGGCATCGTGGCCGGCCCGGTACGGGTCGCGCCGTACCCGGTCCGACCCGAGCTCGGTCGCTACGCCCGGGTCGCCCCCGCCGGCGCGCCCGGTCCGAACGTCGCCGCCGCGGCGGTACCGGAGTACGGACCGGCCCGTTGGGTCCCCGCGTACGGCGGCAACTACCAGGTGGGCCGATCGTCGCGGATCACCACAGTTGTGGTGCACGTGACCCAGGGGTCGTACGCGGGCACGGTCAGCTGGTTCCAGAACCCGTCGGCGGGAGTGAGCGCGCACTATGTCGTGAAGTCCAGCAACGGTGAGATCACCCAGATGGTCCGCGAGGGCGACACGGCCTACCACGCGCGCTCGGCCAACCCGTACTCCGTCGGTATCGAGCACGAGGGGTTCGTGGACAACCCGGCCTGGTTCACCGACGCCATGTACCGGTCGTCGGCCGCGCTGACCCGCTACCTCTGCGACCGGTACGGCCTGCCGAAGAACCGCAACGCGATCAAGGGACACAACGAGCTGCCCGGCAACGACCACACCGACCCCGGGCCGAACTGGAACTGGAACTACTACATCTCCCTGGTCAACGCCGGTGGGTCGGGGGGCCGGTACCTGGCGGGATCACCGACCGACTTCACCGGTGACGGCCGAGACGACGTCGTCACCTTCACGCAGGGCAGTCTCAACGACGTCTACGTGGCCACCTCGACCGGAAGTGCCTTCGCGGGCACGTCGGTCAAGTGGAACGACTTCTTCGGTCTCTCCGGCGAAACCCTGCTCACCGGAGACGTGAACGGCGACGGCAAGGACGACGTCATCGCCTTCACCCACGGCACCCTCGCCGACGTGTATGTGGCCCTCTCCACAGGCACGAGCTTCGGCGGTGGCCTGAAGTGGCACGACTGGTTCGCGCCGGGGGCCGAGGTCGCCGCCGTCGGCGACGTCAACGGTGACGGCCGCGACGACATCATCGCCTTCACCTACGACACCAACGCCGACGTGTACGTGGCGCTGTCCACCGGAACCGGCTTCGGTCCCGGCGTGAAGTGGCACGAGTACTTCTCGATCCCCGGGGAGTTCCCGGCGATCGGTGACGTCGACGGTGACGGCAGGGACGACATCATCACCTTCACCCAGGGCCCCGCCGCGGCCAGCGACGTCATCATCGCCCTGTCGACCGGCGGCTCGTTCGGTGCCCCGCAGAAGTGGCACGACCTGTTCGCCGTCGGGACGGAACAGCCGCGCGTCGGGGACATCAACGGCGACGGTCGCGACGACATCGTGACGTTCACCTGCAACGCCGACGCCGACGTCTACGCGGCCGTCTCCACCGGCACCTCGTTCGCCGGCACCACCGTCAAGTGGAACGACTTCTTCTGCCTGGCCGGCGAGTTCCCCTACCTCGGCGACTTCGACGGCGACGGCAGGGACGACATCATCGTCTTCACCAGGGGATCCACCAACGACGTCCACGTCGCGCTCTCCACCGGCACCAGCTTCCTCGGCGCCACCAAGTGGCACGACTACTTCGGCCTCAACGGCGAAACGACCCTCTGA
- a CDS encoding helix-turn-helix transcriptional regulator encodes MEHTSPSSAAHSAASERFRWELRSCRVRRGLTQRALADLVRFSRETVAAVESGRRFGSHEFAVRCDDVLDTGGRLVALWPQVAAEQLAADGRRGPRSPDPVRLEPPVPHQRGRRDARDPGAMVDAIDELRELIGQVLSGQPDPDDGARRRAVSPHDDQR; translated from the coding sequence ATGGAACACACGTCCCCGTCGAGCGCTGCTCACTCCGCCGCCAGTGAGCGGTTCCGATGGGAGCTCCGCAGCTGCCGGGTCCGACGAGGCCTGACGCAGCGGGCCCTGGCGGACCTGGTGCGGTTCAGCCGGGAGACGGTCGCGGCGGTCGAGTCGGGTCGCCGGTTCGGCAGTCACGAGTTCGCGGTCCGCTGCGACGACGTCCTCGACACCGGCGGCCGGCTGGTGGCGCTGTGGCCGCAGGTCGCGGCCGAGCAGTTGGCGGCCGACGGCCGCCGCGGCCCCCGCTCCCCGGACCCGGTGCGGCTGGAACCACCGGTGCCCCACCAGCGCGGTCGACGCGACGCGCGCGACCCGGGCGCGATGGTGGACGCCATCGACGAGCTGCGTGAGCTGATCGGCCAGGTGCTCAGCGGCCAGCCCGATCCGGACGACGGTGCGCGGCGTCGGGCGGTCAGCCCCCACGACGACCAGCGCTGA
- a CDS encoding FG-GAP-like repeat-containing protein — protein sequence MRRTLLALLVALGAAVATVAAAPAHADPIGTLACPSIPAYRDPAVTLVVYRVARAHNANDKVTLSAFEAGWVESHMNNLPCGDKSSLGVFQQRWDYGWGTPEQIMDPVYASTQYVTRAIVCDRNNPGYSAGQVAQCVQRSGFPDRYDQVAAVARAQLDEAARTHAIAGGSATDVTGDGRDDIVTFTQNTLADVYVGTSTGGSFTGTSVKWNDFFSIGGETASTGDVNGDGRDDLVTFAHSNTGDVYVALSNGTSFGGGLKWHDWFAPGAEIGAVGDVNGDGRADIVAFTHNPAGDVYVALSTGSSFGPGLKWHEYFSPFGEFPALGDVNGDGRDDIITFTQGPAAASDVIVSLSTGSSFGAPQKWHDLFAVGTEQPRVGDINGDGRDDIVTFTCNADADVYAAVSTGNSFAGTTVKWNDFFCLAGEFPYLGDANGDGRDDIIVFTRGSTNDVFVGLSTGTGFLGGTKWHDYFGLNGETTL from the coding sequence GTGAGACGTACTCTCCTGGCCCTGTTGGTCGCCCTCGGCGCGGCCGTGGCGACCGTCGCGGCGGCGCCGGCACACGCCGACCCGATCGGTACCCTGGCCTGCCCGTCCATCCCCGCCTACCGTGACCCCGCCGTGACCCTGGTGGTCTACCGGGTCGCGCGGGCCCACAACGCCAACGACAAGGTGACGCTGTCCGCCTTCGAGGCGGGCTGGGTCGAGTCACACATGAACAACCTGCCGTGTGGCGACAAGTCGTCGCTCGGGGTGTTCCAGCAACGCTGGGACTACGGCTGGGGCACTCCGGAGCAGATCATGGACCCGGTCTACGCCAGCACCCAGTACGTGACCAGGGCGATCGTCTGCGACCGCAACAACCCCGGGTACAGCGCGGGCCAGGTCGCCCAGTGTGTGCAACGGTCGGGCTTCCCCGACCGGTACGACCAGGTGGCGGCCGTCGCCCGAGCCCAACTCGACGAGGCGGCCCGTACCCACGCCATCGCCGGCGGTTCCGCCACCGACGTCACAGGCGACGGTCGCGACGACATCGTCACCTTCACCCAGAACACTCTCGCCGATGTCTACGTGGGCACGTCCACCGGTGGTTCCTTCACCGGCACCTCCGTGAAGTGGAACGACTTCTTCTCCATCGGCGGGGAGACCGCCTCGACCGGCGACGTCAACGGCGACGGCCGGGACGACCTCGTCACCTTCGCCCACAGCAACACCGGCGACGTCTACGTGGCGCTGTCCAACGGCACCTCGTTCGGCGGCGGGCTGAAGTGGCACGACTGGTTCGCGCCGGGCGCGGAGATCGGCGCGGTCGGTGACGTCAACGGCGACGGGCGCGCGGACATCGTGGCGTTCACCCACAATCCCGCCGGCGACGTGTACGTCGCCCTCTCCACCGGCAGCTCGTTCGGGCCCGGCCTGAAATGGCACGAGTACTTCAGCCCGTTCGGCGAGTTCCCGGCCCTCGGTGACGTCAACGGCGACGGCCGGGACGACATCATCACGTTCACCCAGGGCCCCGCCGCGGCCAGCGACGTCATCGTCTCCCTCTCGACGGGCAGTTCCTTCGGTGCCCCGCAGAAGTGGCACGACCTGTTCGCCGTCGGGACGGAACAGCCGCGCGTCGGTGACATCAACGGTGACGGTCGCGACGACATCGTGACGTTCACCTGCAACGCCGACGCCGACGTCTACGCGGCCGTCTCCACCGGCAATTCGTTCGCCGGCACCACCGTCAAGTGGAACGACTTCTTCTGCCTGGCCGGCGAGTTCCCCTACCTCGGCGACGCCAACGGTGACGGCAGGGACGACATCATCGTCTTCACCAGGGGATCCACCAACGACGTCTTTGTCGGGCTCTCCACGGGCACCGGCTTCCTCGGCGGCACCAAGTGGCACGACTACTTCGGCCTCAACGGCGAGACGACGCTGTGA
- a CDS encoding sulfite oxidase, with amino-acid sequence MPASFPSGEASDPPSAGAAIVKPLHPGLLTYRDGNAEMRWEAMAGQGHVVPTDRFFVRNHTSSPQVDVDTWRLRLFGTGLRNSPTRDDAVEFDYDDLRAMPAEETTALLECAGNGRLHFASQQAHETPGVAWGLGAVGVARWRGVRLSTVLHHAGLTDAAVDVQPEGLDPDYVTGGVNLGRVRRPLPIGKALDDVLLAYEMNGRTLPADHGFPVRLVVPGWVGVASIKWVGFVEVSATALFSPWNTLFYRMFGPGHPAGGGLLTTQTVKSAFELPWNARLPAGVDVLLRGRSWSGNGPIRSVEVSTGDRDDWRPATLERHDEGGAWQRWTAVWRPPGPGRWTLRARATDVTGAGQPEHARPNDLGYVFDGIVRHPVTVD; translated from the coding sequence GTGCCAGCCTCCTTCCCGTCGGGAGAGGCGTCCGACCCGCCGAGCGCTGGCGCGGCGATCGTCAAGCCGCTCCACCCGGGTCTGCTCACCTACCGTGACGGCAACGCCGAGATGCGGTGGGAGGCCATGGCGGGGCAGGGCCACGTGGTCCCGACCGACCGGTTCTTCGTCCGCAACCACACCAGCAGCCCACAGGTGGATGTCGACACGTGGCGGTTGCGTCTGTTCGGCACTGGCCTGCGGAACAGCCCGACGCGGGACGACGCGGTCGAGTTCGACTACGACGACCTGCGGGCCATGCCGGCCGAGGAGACCACGGCCCTGCTGGAGTGCGCGGGCAACGGCCGCCTCCACTTCGCCTCGCAGCAGGCCCACGAGACGCCGGGAGTCGCGTGGGGTCTCGGCGCGGTCGGGGTGGCGCGCTGGCGGGGCGTACGACTGTCGACCGTGCTCCACCACGCCGGCCTGACCGACGCCGCGGTCGACGTGCAGCCCGAGGGACTGGATCCGGACTACGTGACCGGCGGGGTGAACCTCGGTCGGGTGCGTCGACCACTTCCCATCGGCAAGGCCCTCGATGACGTACTGCTGGCGTACGAGATGAACGGCAGGACGCTGCCGGCCGACCACGGCTTCCCGGTGCGGTTGGTGGTGCCGGGCTGGGTCGGCGTCGCCTCGATCAAGTGGGTCGGCTTCGTGGAGGTCTCCGCGACGGCCCTCTTCTCGCCGTGGAACACCCTGTTCTACCGCATGTTCGGTCCCGGTCATCCCGCTGGCGGCGGCCTTCTGACGACCCAGACGGTCAAGAGCGCCTTCGAACTGCCCTGGAACGCACGCCTGCCGGCCGGCGTGGACGTGCTGCTGCGGGGACGATCCTGGTCCGGCAACGGCCCGATCCGGTCGGTCGAGGTCAGCACGGGTGATCGCGACGACTGGCGGCCGGCAACCCTTGAACGCCACGACGAGGGCGGGGCCTGGCAGCGGTGGACGGCCGTCTGGCGCCCGCCGGGGCCGGGCCGGTGGACCCTGCGTGCGCGGGCCACCGACGTCACCGGGGCCGGCCAGCCGGAGCACGCCCGTCCGAATGACCTGGGGTACGTGTTCGACGGCATCGTCCGGCACCCGGTGACGGTCGACTGA